A single region of the Selenomonas sp. oral taxon 920 genome encodes:
- a CDS encoding YhcH/YjgK/YiaL family protein translates to MIYGSIYHEKTYAFLPPRIRQALDFARTHDLGALPTGRNEIAGDDVYVNIAHYTTGERSEKIWEAHRAYIDIHVLATGTERIDVSHMERMEMGAYEEDKDFVPAEGDVTSSTIMRPGDFLICFPVDVHRSGVKVDAPAPLKKGIFKVKVE, encoded by the coding sequence ATGATTTACGGCAGCATTTATCACGAGAAGACCTACGCATTTCTTCCGCCGCGCATCCGTCAGGCACTCGACTTTGCCCGCACGCACGACCTCGGCGCGCTCCCGACGGGGCGCAATGAGATCGCGGGCGACGACGTCTATGTCAACATCGCGCACTATACGACGGGCGAGCGCAGTGAGAAGATCTGGGAGGCGCACCGCGCCTACATCGACATCCACGTTCTTGCCACGGGGACGGAGCGCATCGATGTGAGCCATATGGAGCGCATGGAAATGGGCGCCTACGAGGAAGACAAGGACTTTGTTCCCGCAGAGGGCGATGTGACCTCCTCGACGATCATGCGTCCCGGGGACTTCCTCATCTGCTTCCCGGTGGATGTGCACCGCTCCGGCGTGAAGGTGGACGCGCCCGCCCCGCTCAAGAAGGGAATCTTTAAGGTCAAGGTGGAGTAG
- a CDS encoding N-acetylmannosamine-6-phosphate 2-epimerase — MNFFDQVKGKLIISCQALPDEPLHSPFIMGRMARAAKEGGAVAIRAQSVSDIEEIRSEAQLPVIGLIKQNYADSPIFITPTMREVEALIGTGCEMIALDMTARERPQQTDVRDLVARIHTAHRLILADISTYEEGMRAAELGVDAISTTMSGYTPYSPQIEGPDFELMRRLAQDAPIPVFAEGRINTPEELVEAMQTGVFGAIVGSAITRPQLIARRFADAIA, encoded by the coding sequence ATGAATTTCTTTGATCAAGTGAAGGGAAAACTCATCATTTCCTGTCAGGCACTGCCGGACGAACCGCTGCACAGCCCGTTCATCATGGGGCGTATGGCACGCGCGGCAAAGGAGGGCGGCGCGGTCGCGATCCGTGCGCAGAGTGTCTCGGACATTGAGGAGATCCGCAGCGAGGCGCAGCTGCCCGTGATCGGTCTTATCAAGCAGAACTATGCGGATTCCCCCATCTTTATTACACCGACCATGCGCGAGGTGGAGGCGCTGATCGGGACGGGCTGCGAGATGATTGCGCTGGACATGACAGCGCGTGAGCGCCCGCAGCAGACGGACGTGCGCGATCTCGTCGCGCGCATCCATACCGCACATCGCCTTATCCTTGCCGATATTTCGACCTATGAGGAGGGCATGAGGGCGGCGGAGCTCGGCGTCGATGCGATCTCGACCACGATGTCGGGCTATACTCCGTACAGTCCGCAGATCGAGGGGCCGGACTTCGAGCTGATGCGCCGCCTCGCGCAGGACGCGCCCATCCCCGTCTTTGCCGAGGGGCGCATCAATACGCCGGAGGAACTGGTGGAGGCGATGCAGACGGGTGTCTTCGGCGCCATCGTCGGCTCCGCGATCACGCGCCCGCAGCTTATCGCGCGTCGTTTTGCCGATGCAATTGCATGA